One Pectinophora gossypiella chromosome 25, ilPecGoss1.1, whole genome shotgun sequence DNA window includes the following coding sequences:
- the LOC126378143 gene encoding ceramide phosphoethanolamine synthase has translation MMWPASQASKVLTLLLLCILVYCIYMDTFLFLRIRNYKIDVFEYNNRNTSQDTSTHLAVLPSYEDVTWVPCSINPLCHPTVKGLMVDPVNHYIYGPLCAIVDIGLGISENMLFLTPNMISFFHVFIAFIGAKLLTCQALALRRVGIVLFQLRMFLDDLDGHVARERKHIKGERSEVGTLGYWVDGISDLVGVVAMMLGILWYLKCNPPRRGYKGTPVSTLPYHQLKEINSTEDIEKDHTAEVGISYKTKVSFQRMVQVIGLFSGQMVLSSLAWNRYIDVYQELLENCTDYDVFRRETMFKSGVFFFATGLWRIVNPHSYLHLLSLAVFCDKTWGFLKAVHYTGYVLLVIAVGTSEYLVGNIRSFVISDSR, from the coding sequence ATGATGTGGCCCGCATCACAAGCCAGCAAAGTTCTTACCCTTCTGCTTCTATGTATTCTAGTTTACTGCATTTACATGgacacatttttgtttttaaggaTAAGAAACTACAAAATTGATGTATTCGAGTACAATAATAGAAATACCTCACAAGACACCTCGACTCATCTGGCTGTTTTACCAAGTTACGAAGATGTTACCTGGGTACCTTGTAGCATCAATCCCTTATGTCATCCAACAGTCAAAGGTCTCATGGTAGACCCAGTTAATCATTACATATACGGTCCATTATGTGCCATTGTAGATATAGGCCTAGGGATATCGGAAAATATGCTCTTCCTCACGCCAAATATGATTTCATTTTTCCACGTATTTATTGCTTTTATCGGCGCTAAGCTTTTGACATGCCAAGCTTTGGCTTTAAGAAGAGTTGGTATAGTGTTGTTCCAACTCAGAATGTTCCTAGACGATTTAGATGGGCATGTAGCTAGGGAAAGAAAACATATCAAAGGAGAGAGATCTGAAGTCGGGACGCTTGGTTACTGGGTTGATGGTATATCTGACTTAGTTGGAGTCGTGGCTATGATGTTGGGAATACTTTGGTACTTGAAATGCAATCCCCCACGAAGGGGTTACAAAGGTACCCCCGTAAGCACGTTGCCGTACCATCAGCTCAAGGAAATCAACTCGACAGAAGACATAGAAAAGGACCACACAGCAGAAGTGGGGATCtcttacaaaacaaaagtgTCTTTTCAGAGAATGGTCCAAGTAATAGGACTGTTCTCTGGACAAATGGTGCTGTCTTCGTTAGCGTGGAATAGATACATAGATGTATACCAGGAACTGCTAGAAAATTGTACTGATTACGATGTTTTTAGAAGAgaaactatgtttaagtcaggTGTGTTTTTCTTTGCAACTGGATTGTGGAGGATTGTAAATCCACATTCGTATTTGCACCTATTGTCTTTAGCGGTGTTTTGTGATAAAACGTGGGGATTTTTGAAAGCTGTACATTATACTGGATATGTACTGTTGGTGATAGCTGTTGGAACTTCAGAGTATTTAGTCGGAAATATAAGAAGCTTTGTGATAAGTGACAGTCGATGA